CCCACAGgcaaactccacagctcaaattCGCGTATAACGTTTTCTTCCCCAAGCGCAACGATTGTTCAGAAAATTTGTCACCAAGTCTAACTATAACGGCCACCGATAACGGGTGCCAGAAATGGACTCCAAAATCACAATGATAGGATTTCTGCCTGATGTTCCGCTTCATtctgataagacagatgcttgggctagttaatgattgggaatcaacatatttgagCAGCGCAGGATTaggagtagttacgacgtaactacagaaaaagagacaaggacagaaagggCGCTATGTTCATTCAAGCTGTAGGGTTCTGTGACGTGTTTCACGGTCGCATTACGTGGTTCTTTGCAACAAAATAAGCAGGCACTTACTAAAAGACAGGCGATGCCGATGCCTATTCCACCTACAATGACAGCATGTCCTTTGACGAAGTCCCGGACTTTTTCGTGACAGCTCTGTAcggtaaagaaggaaaaaaaaagcgaagtcaTGAATTTCAACATTGACGTGATAACTTCACCAGGCACAACAGCTACCAACAAATCCTCTAAATGACTTTTTCGAGCCCCTGTAAATGGTGTTGATTgagaaaacaataaaataaattatttctaTGAGTGCTGCATTCGCCATCTAAGGTTAACAAGTGATGGACAGACTGTACTACTGGCATGTTAAATGCACGATGACGTCGTAGAGCTATAGGTGAAAGTATCCAAGCTTATGAGACTCGAAATACTATGCAGTTCCAATAATTCATATCTGTGTTCTACTTCTTAAGCGCTTGTCTGTTTGACGTCATTATGATACGCCCCGTAGCCATCTAATCCAGAGACAAGCGCGGAGATTGGCTACGGGAATTTTTACACCACCCACTCTTCAAAGAAATCATGAGACCATTCTGGCATCGTATATTTTACGGCAGAACAATAAAAATAGCTTTTTCTTTGTTATGACGcaacaaagatttgtcgcacagTCTGACAGTTCGCACATTGTAGACAATGAGAGCTTATTTCGTAGGAAATAGCAGAGCAGAATGGCACAGGTTCTATTCTTTTGCGTCCTCGTTTGAAATATTTCTAACAGCATATATTTATGCGAGAGAGGTCAATAGCAGGTCCTATTCAACCATGAATTTTTCATTTTGtcaaaacaaatttcttgcaaccAGGTGTACTTCACTTTGCATGGCTGTTTGAAAGCGCAGTAACTAGGAAAGTGCTTTTATACTATATTTTATTCGTTCGATAAAGAACTGGTGTTATCTCATGCAAGATAACGCCTCCAAGAACTGCGATAATGGGAAAGGCCCTTACGTCCATGTAGGTGTCCCTGTCCGTTGGATTCTTGGAGCAGGCGTGAAGCCACTCCTTTTTCATGCAGCACGACTCCGGCACTTGGTGGTTCGCGTTGAAATGTGAGTTCTTGAGCTGCCAGATTCGGTACGGTTCAGTCTTCGACATTAGTCGAACACCGCAGCACTGGAACTgcaggaacaaagaaaaaaacggacATAATAAGTCCAAACCCTGCACATCGTAGCAGTCAGATATGCTATTTATATTGAAAACAAAAGCAGCTATACTCCTAAGTAAGAACAGAGGGCATCATGGAAAACTGATTGGGGTTGAGTGTGTTCTGAATGTAGATTTtttatattatttggttttcaATTCGTTCTACATATATTAAACGTTATGCGGATGTCTTTTTATAGACGTCCAATGGACGTCGCCTAGACGTTGAATGACGTAAAACACGTCTTTTAGATGTCATTGGTGGAGTTATTAATGATTGTGGCTCCAATGGAACCATGTCAGTGCCTCACAAAACAATTTTACAATAATTGTGACTTTCGAAGTCAAATCTAATCACAGCATCGCTTCTTTTTTACAGCCCTTACCACTCGATCCTTGAGCTCTACAGATTAAGGTAATAATGATCGATTCGAATGTACACGCCAAAATGTTGACTTACGTGCTGCTGCACTGCGTCCCATGCGTCTGTGACGACGGAGTCGTTCTTGTAGGATGGAATGGACATGACCATTTCTTGGTACATCCGTTCATCCACCTGCGCACAACGAGATTGAAGAAATATAAAGACATTGTATAAGAATATTGGGCAAGATGAGATGTAGGGCATAAGCTATCTGTACGAGAAGGTTATACAGATATTTTTCTGAAGTTGATTTAGTTGATAAATTCATTCACATCTGGTGGGACCTCATAAGGTCAGCCAAAAATATGCAGCATCCTTTCGCCCTTTCATAATTTCATTTTGTGGGACTACTTCTATCCAAGCTTTTCACAAGCTGTTATATCCACTCAGACACTATGACATTCCGATGTCTTTATCACTGGATTAAAATTTTTACCCGAGGAAAAGTTGAAGGCAGAATTTTCGAGCAAAGCTTGTTAGAAGTGCTGTATCTCTCGACTAAGGCAGTAAATACATTCTCTTTTTTTATGCTAACTTTATTACAAACGTACACTTAAATATTTGTAGATAATCAAGTATAGAATAAAGCTTGCTTGTTTTATACTAAACGCTATCTCGACAAAGAACCAATTTGCGGCcgtacgacgtttgcaagcgacTGCGTTATTCTAAAGATTAGTTTTTCAGAGATGACCTCCTATACTACTCACCTCATTCCTGAACACGTATCCTAATATTCCTCCGACCAGCATTGTGATGAATATCATGAAGAGGATTATGAAGTACTGtaaagaaatgaaaatgaaacaCGTTAACAACGGAAGACGACCGACATTTTGGCAAAGCAAAATAAGAAGAAAACGCGTATGTGCTCATTAGGCAGACATCCATGAAAATTTCACCAAGTCACATTACAACTTTTCAATTGTTGCACACTGTTTCTTATTCTGAAACATCTTGTGCGACAGTACGCTAATGAACGGTGTAACACAACGTGTACTGATAAACATTACGAGGTACTGTCATACGCTATATCTTTTATTAACTCTCAGGTCCATTCAACGAGGAAGTTAATGATTAAAGTGTAATGCGCACTCTTACACTTTACTGTACAAAGCCATAACTGTTGCTGTCATATTGGACTTATTTATATGATCACGCGTTTCAAAATTACGAATGATGTGTGCATGTGCGGTCATCCAACTCAAATAGGCTTATTTCCAGCtttaaaaaataaagtattttgTCACTGATTCAATCACGTTATTAATCAAGGAACTGAcgtcaaaaaaaaggggggggggtgcatgagCAGCACAGTAATTCAGAAAAAATAAAGGTTCAACTGATATAATCGGTCGGGGTGTATATTGTTCTGCCTTCAGCGGGCGTGAATGACCACTAACCCATTCCAACTTTTGTTACACAATGCAATACCACAAAAGCAAGACGGAAATGAtcgcccatttttttttcctcttggtTTCCTTTTGCGACCAACCATCTATAACAAATCACCTGCAGGTAACTACAACGAACCCCTTGCCCTAACCGAGCCTATCTTTCTTATCCCCCCCTGCCTTtcgctttcctttctctctctcctggaTAAAAATCttcaaggtcgataacgtttctCGTTGTTTACATTCTGGCGTCGCTCATAATAATGCACGACCGCAGAATGCCTGCAAACATTCAATCGGTCGCTTGCTTTGCGAAAACGATGAGAAGGAAGACGGTTATTGACACGAGAAATCCTTGCACGCACTGGCCATTTGTTGACCGCGTCTCGCATTC
The nucleotide sequence above comes from Rhipicephalus microplus isolate Deutch F79 chromosome 2, USDA_Rmic, whole genome shotgun sequence. Encoded proteins:
- the Tsp74F gene encoding tetraspanin 74F isoform X4 — protein: MLEGCGKVVKYALFVANFIIMVGGVVVFAVGIWTLADRSFMERLLGTDLYVSSASILIATGVVVTIISFLGCLGAFKEIKCMLLTYFIILFMIFITMLVGGILGYVFRNEVDERMYQEMVMSIPSYKNDSVVTDAWDAVQQHFQCCGVRLMSKTEPYRIWQLKNSHFNANHQVPESCCMKKEWLHACSKNPTDRDTYMDSCHEKVRDFVKGHAVIVGGIGIGIACLLVVGMVLSCAMFLMIR
- the Tsp74F gene encoding tetraspanin 74F isoform X3, giving the protein MYLRYTRMLEGCGKVVKYALFVANFIIMVGGVVVFAVGIWTLADRSFMERLLGTDLYVSSASILIATGVVVTIISFLGCLGAFKEIKCMLLTYFIILFMIFITMLVGGILGYVFRNEVDERMYQEMVMSIPSYKNDSVVTDAWDAVQQHFQCCGVRLMSKTEPYRIWQLKNSHFNANHQVPESCCMKKEWLHACSKNPTDRDTYMDSCHEKVRDFVKGHAVIVGGIGIGIACLLVVGMVLSCAMFLMIR
- the Tsp74F gene encoding tetraspanin 74F isoform X1, producing MDEHRRRKDTRMLEGCGKVVKYALFVANFIIMVGGVVVFAVGIWTLADRSFMERLLGTDLYVSSASILIATGVVVTIISFLGCLGAFKEIKCMLLTYFIILFMIFITMLVGGILGYVFRNEVDERMYQEMVMSIPSYKNDSVVTDAWDAVQQHFQCCGVRLMSKTEPYRIWQLKNSHFNANHQVPESCCMKKEWLHACSKNPTDRDTYMDSCHEKVRDFVKGHAVIVGGIGIGIACLLVVGMVLSCAMFLMIR
- the Tsp74F gene encoding tetraspanin 74F isoform X2 — encoded protein: MVENVDTRMLEGCGKVVKYALFVANFIIMVGGVVVFAVGIWTLADRSFMERLLGTDLYVSSASILIATGVVVTIISFLGCLGAFKEIKCMLLTYFIILFMIFITMLVGGILGYVFRNEVDERMYQEMVMSIPSYKNDSVVTDAWDAVQQHFQCCGVRLMSKTEPYRIWQLKNSHFNANHQVPESCCMKKEWLHACSKNPTDRDTYMDSCHEKVRDFVKGHAVIVGGIGIGIACLLVVGMVLSCAMFLMIR